A window of Pseudomonas mucidolens contains these coding sequences:
- a CDS encoding YbdD/YjiX family protein, translating into MFNDLSRLGKYLGQAARLMVGMPDYDTYVEHMQTKHPDKPMMDYEAFFRERQEARYGGKGGPKCC; encoded by the coding sequence TCGCCTCGGTAAATACCTCGGTCAGGCCGCACGCCTGATGGTCGGCATGCCCGACTACGACACCTACGTCGAGCATATGCAAACCAAGCACCCGGACAAGCCGATGATGGACTACGAGGCGTTCTTCCGGGAACGCCAGGAAGCCCGTTACGGCGGCAAGGGTGGGCCCAAGTGCTGTTGA